The Oreochromis niloticus isolate F11D_XX linkage group LG15, O_niloticus_UMD_NMBU, whole genome shotgun sequence genome includes a region encoding these proteins:
- the LOC109194834 gene encoding uncharacterized protein LOC109194834, giving the protein MKKAQSASSPAKIETPSSKRCRPADSPGTTSPAGKDIADILESIDQRLSSFDARLSLVEILHREFKSVRESLEFSQQQVETLAAENATLRESVKSLTDNVTQLNTENKKIKESVIDLQARSMRDNLVFSGIPESAGEDAEATVKSFIKIHLKLPEDTVKNIAFDRVHRLGAVRTPAGRPRPIVAKFGHFKQKEQVKSRGRELKGTDFSVNDQFPKEILERRRVLFPIRRSFIQKGSRAVIAVDRLYVDGQLHRDPDITPWLY; this is encoded by the exons ATGAAGAAGGCCCAGAGTGCATCTTCCCCGGCCAAAATTGAGACACCGTCATCGAAGAGATGTCGCCCGGCAGACTCCCCCGGCACAACATCACCTGCCGGCAAAGACATTGCAGACATCCTGGAGTCAATCGACCAACGATTGTCCAGTTTCGATGCGAGGCTGTCCCTGGTGGAGATTTTACACCGGGAATTTAAATCTGTGCGagaatccctggagttcagccagcagcaagtGGAAACGCTTGCCGCTGAAAATGCCACGCTACGGGAGTCGGTCAAATCTCTCACCGATAATGTGACCCAGctaaacactgaaaataaaaaaataaaagagtcaGTTATCGATCTACAAGCCCGTAGCATGCGTGACAACCTTGTATTTTCCGGTATTCCAGAATCTGCCGGAGAGGATGCAGAGGCAACGGTGAAAAGCTTCATTAAAAtccacctgaagctgccggaggacacCGTAAAGAACATTGCCTTCGATAGAGTGCATCGCTTGGGGGCCGTGAGGACGCCGGCCGGGAGACCACGTCCTATTGTGGCCAAATTTggccacttcaaacaaaaggaacaggTGAAAAGCCGCGGGAGGGAATtaaaaggaacggacttcagcgtgaacgaccagttccccaaagagatcctggaacgacgcagggtcctGTTCCCAATCCGACGCAgcttcatccagaagg GCTCCCgcgctgtcatcgctgtggaccggctgtacgtggacggacagctccaccgcgaccccgacatcactccgtggctgtattaa